One Cucumis melo cultivar AY chromosome 8, USDA_Cmelo_AY_1.0, whole genome shotgun sequence genomic window, GTTCTCAATTTTATTATTCAAATTTACCggttaagggttttttttttttttttttttttttttccttttcacaacgaaattgtaaacaaaaaatatttttttttttttttgataaaatatttacgtaATGATTTTTATTAATgtcaataatttatcaatttttttctatttttaaaaagacttctttcaaatataataaaattaaaaaaagtttacATTGCTAGAAGTCACTGAGATTAGCCACTGAGTAAGATAACTTTTATATTTAAAAGacaatttatatttaaaagacaataaaaatggatggaatttaaattaaattgagtGGATTCTTGGAGTTGAAGAGATTTATAttgtaattttgaaaaacaagtTCAATTTTCAACCATAAAAAGCTAAAtcgattaaaaaaataataataagattaaaaaaatcTTGTTAATTCTACTATCCAACCAAATTTATAATAGATagcaattttagaaataataattaaatatttaacattttttaaaattacaaatataggaAACTCAATCAATAATAAATTTCCATCTAATCGTTGATagttttttataaattttattatttttacactttttagaaaatattattatatttgttaatAATTTGAATGTAGGTGTATATTTGAAACAATTCCTCCTAAATTTGTGCAAAATAAATACATTAATCTGAAAAGGTGAAAGTATTTATATCCACCATTCTAGGTAAATATTTTACACATTTGACAAATACATTTTTATGTGCACATTATTACATAGATAATTACATTGAAACCAATCAATTCCATTAGCTTTGAAGCATATCTATAGACCCAAACACAAGCAACTTGGAAGACATTTTTCTCATTCATTATGTCATGCAAGATTCTAAACATCTTTTAGTAATCATttcatttattgtttttattttttaaaattaaacttattttctCTATATATTTTACAATGAATTACATTATTGAATTCTTaaccaaattcaaaaaaaaaaaaaaaaccttttgaAAGATACAATTTAGCTTTCAAACTTTGAATTACTTTCACATGGTTGAATTTACTCCAGAATAAATTGTCAAATTAAAATAGTGTATAAGCAAATTACTATCAAAGTAAACACAACTCAACCAATATATTGTATACCCTTTACCAAAGTTCGAGACTCAAATACCTCTACACGTGGTGAGAAAGAACAAAACCGTAAGAACGAAGCCATAAGATTTGGCAAATATTTTTTCCTCAAAGATATGATTTAGCATACTATCTATACACCATCTCTATGCAATGGACATATGCCTATAAGGTCACCCAGATCAATGCAACAGCTTCTATAATCACAGTACATGGATTAAATTGACAAAAGCTACAGGATATTTCAAGTGAAGAATCTATACAGTTGCATAAAAATTATTGTTCACCAAGTTCTTTATTATGCAATAGTGCCTTTTGTAGGATGGAGTTGGTTCTATATTGTTGTTTTTATCTGACAAATCCACTGCTAAGACTATCACCGCTGGAGGAGACCTTACGGGAAACAGCCAAGCCAAGGTCAAAGGGTCCTAAGGAGTCGCTCTGTATAGAATATCAAGGGGAATCACTAAAAGCTACTTCcaagaaaatgaaaagggagaagaagaaaaaaagtgcacGAATTGCAATGAAATGTACCCAATTGATTCCTGACAGGCCAAGGCTGCTTTCATCATGATAAACCCGCGAACAGAATGTCAGATCAGTTTTGGATTCTTTACCAGCAGGATCTTGAGAAAGGTCAGATCGGCTGTGGGCCTGTAAAGTGATGGCAATAGTAAAAGCCAGATtgtaaaagagaaaacaaagtGACTATGTTACTGTTAGAATGCATATCAAGAATTAAACATAAATTAGTGACCTAAGTTTTTAGATTTACAGGTCATAACCTGAGATCGAAGAAAATTCAAGATTTGGACTGACACACCGTGTGTTTAGAATGCATATAAAATGATATATTATGTCCTACCATGTATGAACTGGATAGAACTGAGTTAGTAATTAACAATTACACATAACACcttcacaaaaaaaaattattgataataataaaaaaaaacgattACACGTCATCGTGGAGTTCGCTCAACTTCATGTAATTTTTGGCACTGAATCAAATCAAGTATCTGTAAATTTAAATCATTTATCTATTACCTTAAATTAATTCTAGACTTTATCAATCAATTTTCTATCCCAAGTTCCTATATAAATGGTTATATATTATACCTTGAGTTGAGTTCAAATAATATTTAACTTTGAGTTTTCTAACCGTTCCAAGATTACGTAATACATAGTTCAGAGTAAGCAAACCTAAATAAGATCGGTCAAATTGGAACCATCTGATTACTCGACCAGGGAGCTATTGATTCCATATGGTGCCATTAAACATTTCATCTCTAAAACAGATGAAGATGtgcagagagagagagagagagaaacctGAGGTGTTTTAGGAaatttgaacaacttggaatccGCATCTTGGAAGGTGCCCCTAGTACTAGCATCTAGAGAAAGAGTATCTTTGCTCGACGAAGGGAGTCTTTTCATAGAAAATGCATCACAAGTCTGCTCAGCATCCAAAATAGACGAATGATGTTCATTATGGGGCTGCTTTGAAACTCCAGAAAATCTCATCTGGGCCGCAGCAATGCATGCATCAAGGGAGTCGGTTATTACTTCAGCCGGCTGCACGCTCGCATTGCCCCCTGTTGTCTTTGGATCCCAGCTACTGAATTTTCCCATTAAGGAAGCTTCAGAAAGGAGGCCTCCCATGCTTATATTCGATATACTATCAAACTGCAGGATTCCACACTCTGATGACGACTGACGACCAGAATCTAATGGTGGTTCATTACCCTAGTTCAAACAATGTTATCAAATTTCAGAAATCATAATATTTACTCCAAGCAACCACACAcgtttaaatataataattttgttcTCTTGTAGTAATACTGTAGTAGTgttcatttaaaattttaacaaaaaaaaaatgggaaGTTGAATAAAATACCATTGGATTAGTTCGACAACCCACATTCTTATCTGGTGCTGCAGTGTTCTTCCCTTCATTCATATTGCTTGACTTGATCTCATCCATCGTTCGCGCAGATTGTTTGCCTTCCCCATGTATGATTTGCAAGGTACTACTGCAACCTTTCTCCAACCCTTTCGAGAATGAATGAAATTTTGGAACGGATGTGGAGACCCAGCCGTATCTTAAGAAGGCCAATAATTTCAATAAACACATTTAACTTGGATGAATGAATAAATCATTAGCAAGGCAGATGAGATGATAAAATTGGGCACCTTAAGCGGAAAATTGAAGGACCTCCAACAGCTGCATAGACATCTCCAGCACTGATGTCACAATCTTCCAGAGTCCATTTTAGACCACTGACAAGACTTGATGAATTACTGTATGGAAAAAGCGTGAGCTCCCCTCGTGCTACATTAGATCCCCACTTGCTAATTAGATGGTTTAAAACCGAAGACATTTTCTTTCGAGCCTTTAAAGTCAGTTCCAAATATGGATGATATCCCTCCTACAAAAATAAAAGGCATAGTTCTATCACGTTTCAAATAGAACTGAAATACAGATATCACACTCATTTGTGCTTAATGCTCAATGTTTTGTCCCCGTGTCGATACCTTTTCCAATGCCATACGCGTCTTTTCATTTATTGGAAAAAGTTGAAGTTTGATTTTTGTGCGAGGATGGGGCATCTGTGTGGGATAAAGATCAAGAAGAGGTATGGTCTCTGTCACTTCTGCTGGATTAGTTTGATCAGCCGAATTCTGCACATTCTTCGAGTTATCTGCACTATATAAAAAAAGTATGTAGTTTGTAAACAACAGTCTTGTaagataataaagaaaataactGTACGCAAAGAAACTAGTTCTTTCTCGCACTCGAACAGCACATATAATCAATATGTAACGATGCAGGGACACCAgttta contains:
- the LOC103484676 gene encoding TSL-kinase interacting protein 1 isoform X1, giving the protein MEKGRRPDRRSKKLGKRCVKSADRVGVQKYRKIISQEIKALDNAHIEDNSKNVQNSADQTNPAEVTETIPLLDLYPTQMPHPRTKIKLQLFPINEKTRMALEKEGYHPYLELTLKARKKMSSVLNHLISKWGSNVARGELTLFPYSNSSSLVSGLKWTLEDCDISAGDVYAAVGGPSIFRLRYGWVSTSVPKFHSFSKGLEKGCSSTLQIIHGEGKQSARTMDEIKSSNMNEGKNTAAPDKNVGCRTNPMGNEPPLDSGRQSSSECGILQFDSISNISMGGLLSEASLMGKFSSWDPKTTGGNASVQPAEVITDSLDACIAAAQMRFSGVSKQPHNEHHSSILDAEQTCDAFSMKRLPSSSKDTLSLDASTRGTFQDADSKLFKFPKTPQAHSRSDLSQDPAGKESKTDLTFCSRVYHDESSLGLSGINWSDSLGPFDLGLAVSRKVSSSGDSLSSGFVR
- the LOC103484676 gene encoding TSL-kinase interacting protein 1 isoform X2, whose product is MPHPRTKIKLQLFPINEKTRMALEKEGYHPYLELTLKARKKMSSVLNHLISKWGSNVARGELTLFPYSNSSSLVSGLKWTLEDCDISAGDVYAAVGGPSIFRLRYGWVSTSVPKFHSFSKGLEKGCSSTLQIIHGEGKQSARTMDEIKSSNMNEGKNTAAPDKNVGCRTNPMGNEPPLDSGRQSSSECGILQFDSISNISMGGLLSEASLMGKFSSWDPKTTGGNASVQPAEVITDSLDACIAAAQMRFSGVSKQPHNEHHSSILDAEQTCDAFSMKRLPSSSKDTLSLDASTRGTFQDADSKLFKFPKTPQAHSRSDLSQDPAGKESKTDLTFCSRVYHDESSLGLSGINWSDSLGPFDLGLAVSRKVSSSGDSLSSGFVR